One part of the Nitrosopumilus sp. genome encodes these proteins:
- a CDS encoding serine hydroxymethyltransferase, which translates to MTKSQNREAYDKIFTKLKEHHKWFENSIPLIASENIPSPAVREAIISDFGNRYAEGWPGERVYAGCVYIDEVEFECMKLAKKLFKAKFADVRPISGVVANLAIYSAFTNPGDIMLAPSIPAGGHISHGKKEHFGTAGLVHGLEIEFYPFDAEEMTIDVDKTKQKIMELKKDNRLPKMAMFGGSLFLFPHPVKELSDFLKSYDIHINYDAAHVAGLIAGGKFQDPLREGADTMTMSTHKTLFGPQGGLVLGSEKHEEVIKKATFPGLTSSHHIHHMAGKAVTFAEALEFGKDYASAVIKNAKSLADALNDMGFKVLGESKGFTKSHQVAVNVLDYSDGGKVEADLEKANIIVNRQLIPGDIKAGRNYFHPGGIRLGVSEITRLGMKKNEMEEIASLIKNIVIEKKEPKKILSKVKSFRKNFQKVKFCFDNKLGAYEYVKLR; encoded by the coding sequence ATGACCAAATCTCAAAATAGAGAAGCTTATGATAAAATTTTTACAAAATTAAAGGAACATCATAAATGGTTTGAAAATTCAATTCCATTAATAGCAAGTGAGAATATTCCAAGTCCTGCTGTACGTGAAGCAATAATTTCTGATTTTGGAAATAGATATGCTGAAGGATGGCCTGGGGAGAGAGTCTATGCAGGTTGTGTGTACATTGATGAAGTAGAGTTTGAATGTATGAAATTAGCTAAAAAATTATTCAAAGCAAAGTTTGCCGATGTAAGACCAATTTCAGGAGTAGTTGCAAATCTAGCAATATATTCTGCCTTTACTAATCCTGGTGACATAATGTTAGCACCATCTATTCCTGCTGGAGGCCATATTTCACATGGTAAAAAAGAGCATTTTGGAACTGCCGGTTTAGTTCATGGATTGGAAATTGAATTCTATCCATTTGATGCAGAAGAAATGACAATTGATGTAGATAAGACCAAACAAAAAATTATGGAGTTAAAAAAAGACAATCGTCTTCCAAAAATGGCAATGTTTGGTGGTTCACTATTCTTGTTTCCACATCCTGTCAAAGAGTTATCAGATTTTCTAAAAAGCTATGATATTCATATTAATTATGATGCAGCTCATGTAGCAGGATTAATTGCAGGTGGTAAATTCCAAGATCCATTGCGTGAAGGTGCAGATACTATGACTATGAGCACTCATAAAACATTGTTTGGGCCTCAAGGAGGTCTTGTTTTAGGTTCAGAGAAGCACGAAGAGGTTATTAAAAAAGCAACATTTCCAGGTCTTACAAGTAGTCACCATATTCATCATATGGCAGGAAAGGCAGTAACTTTTGCGGAAGCTTTAGAATTTGGAAAGGATTATGCATCTGCAGTAATAAAAAATGCAAAGTCATTAGCTGATGCACTAAATGATATGGGATTCAAAGTTTTAGGTGAAAGTAAAGGATTTACAAAATCTCATCAGGTTGCAGTTAATGTTTTAGATTATTCTGATGGCGGTAAGGTAGAAGCTGATTTAGAAAAAGCTAACATTATTGTTAATAGACAACTGATTCCAGGAGATATTAAAGCTGGACGAAATTATTTTCATCCAGGTGGAATTAGATTAGGAGTGTCTGAAATTACACGACTTGGAATGAAGAAAAATGAAATGGAGGAAATTGCATCTCTAATTAAAAATATTGTGATTGAGAAAAAGGAACCAAAGAAAATACTTTCAAAAGTTAAATCTTTCAGAAAGAATTTTCAAAAAGTTAAATTCTGTTTTGACAACAAGTTAGGTGCTTACGAATACGTTAAACTAAGATAG
- the thsB gene encoding thermosome subunit beta — translation MGMQATSKGTMPVVLLKEGGSETKGREAQKNNIAAAKIIAEIVHTSLGPRGMDKMLVDSLGDVTITNDGATILKEIDVQHPAAKMLVEISKTTDNEVGDGTTSAVVLAGSLLEHAESLIDQDVHPTIIVDGYRKAAKKAKEYLESIADKISANDKNILTKIAKTSMQTKLVRKDADQLAEIIVKSVLAVVEKNGENYDVDIDDIKVEKKAGGSVKDSMIIQGIVLDKEVVHGGMPRKITDAKIALINTALEINKTETDAKINISNPQQLKSFLDEENRMLKTMVDKVIGSGANVVLCQKGLDDMAQHYLAKAGIIAVRRIKESDLTKLAKATGARIVTNLDDLFEKDLGSAEIVEERKIEEDKWVFIEGCKHPKSVTLLLRGGSQRVVDEVERSVHDALMVVKDVILKPEIVAGGGAPETFAATKLRSWAKSLEGREQLAAEKFADALESIPLALAENAGMDPIDTLTLLRSKQQKGEKWTGIDVMKGKVGNMKTSDIIEPLAVKLQIVSAASEAACMILRIDDVIATQKSGGGPPGGEGGMPPGMGGMPPGMGGMPPGMGGMPDMGGMM, via the coding sequence ATGGGTATGCAGGCTACTTCAAAGGGCACTATGCCGGTAGTATTGTTAAAAGAAGGTGGTTCAGAAACTAAAGGTCGAGAAGCACAAAAGAACAATATTGCTGCAGCTAAAATTATCGCTGAAATCGTTCATACCAGTTTAGGTCCTAGAGGAATGGATAAAATGTTAGTTGATTCCTTAGGCGATGTTACTATTACAAATGATGGGGCAACCATCCTTAAAGAAATTGATGTTCAGCATCCAGCTGCAAAAATGCTCGTTGAAATTTCTAAAACCACAGATAATGAAGTTGGAGATGGAACAACATCTGCAGTAGTTTTAGCAGGTTCATTACTTGAGCATGCAGAATCACTAATCGATCAAGATGTACATCCAACAATTATTGTTGATGGTTACAGAAAAGCTGCAAAAAAAGCTAAGGAATATCTTGAGAGTATTGCAGACAAAATTTCTGCAAATGACAAAAACATTTTAACCAAAATTGCAAAAACGTCAATGCAAACTAAACTTGTTAGAAAAGATGCTGATCAACTTGCAGAAATTATTGTAAAATCTGTACTTGCTGTTGTAGAAAAGAATGGTGAAAACTATGATGTTGACATTGATGATATTAAAGTAGAAAAGAAAGCAGGCGGATCTGTTAAAGATTCTATGATTATTCAGGGTATTGTGCTTGATAAGGAAGTAGTTCATGGTGGAATGCCAAGAAAAATAACTGATGCTAAAATTGCTTTAATCAACACTGCCTTAGAAATCAATAAAACTGAAACTGATGCTAAAATTAACATTTCAAATCCTCAACAACTAAAATCATTTCTAGATGAAGAAAATAGAATGTTAAAAACAATGGTTGACAAAGTAATTGGTTCTGGAGCAAATGTGGTGTTATGTCAAAAAGGACTTGATGATATGGCACAACATTATCTTGCAAAAGCAGGAATTATTGCAGTTAGAAGAATCAAAGAGAGTGATCTTACAAAACTTGCAAAAGCAACAGGTGCACGAATAGTGACAAATCTTGATGATCTCTTTGAAAAAGATCTAGGCAGTGCAGAAATTGTTGAAGAACGAAAAATTGAAGAAGATAAATGGGTATTCATTGAAGGATGCAAACATCCAAAATCTGTTACCTTACTTCTACGTGGTGGTTCACAAAGAGTAGTAGATGAGGTTGAACGTTCAGTTCATGATGCTCTTATGGTAGTAAAAGATGTTATTCTAAAGCCAGAAATCGTTGCAGGTGGCGGTGCACCTGAAACATTTGCTGCAACAAAACTTAGAAGTTGGGCAAAATCATTAGAAGGAAGAGAGCAATTAGCTGCAGAAAAATTTGCTGATGCTCTAGAATCAATTCCATTAGCACTTGCTGAAAATGCTGGAATGGATCCAATTGATACACTTACACTCCTTCGTTCAAAACAACAAAAGGGTGAAAAATGGACTGGAATTGACGTAATGAAAGGTAAGGTTGGAAATATGAAAACTAGTGATATTATTGAACCCCTAGCAGTAAAACTTCAGATAGTATCTGCAGCTTCAGAAGCTGCTTGTATGATTCTTAGAATAGATGACGTGATTGCTACTCAAAAATCTGGAGGAGGTCCACCTGGCGGAGAAGGTGGAATGCCACCTGGAATGGGTGGAATGCCACCTGGAATGGGTGGAATGCCACCTGGAATGGGTGGAATGCCTGATATGGGCGGAATGATGTAA
- the glnA gene encoding type I glutamate--ammonia ligase: MPYKVSHGKAIQVTYSPDEVFSRIQHEGIQFIDLQFTGLTGHFHHTTISADTFTPEQMRDGLPKLDGSSIVGFASINDSDLLLKPDPNTFAIIPWMTENKTARLLCDIYWGENRGRLSRDPRGISQKAEEYIKSQGFDFSTWGPEVEFFVFDRVHWDVLTPYKGQSYSIESKEAPWSQEGDGYPMGLQEGYYPSTPSDTLTPYRNECVNILKNNFGILCDNHHHEVATAGQCEIDIKYDYLTNAADAAQSYKYVIRNVAQKYGKVATMMPKPIAMDSGSGMHVNVSLWKGKENVFFDPDDEIELSQIGRYFCGGIINHAKALSAICNPTTNSYHRLVPGYEAPAYIAWSSGNRSAIVRVPKHLKGKNYSYLKRLEFRAPDPSSNPYLVFAAVTAAGMDGIKKKMDPGDEVRDDIFKMTKSDRSRRGIGVLPKSLGEALDELESDRKFLNTIYTNDVIDKIIELERRDQREIAIRPHPHEFYLYFDV; encoded by the coding sequence TTGCCCTATAAAGTAAGTCACGGTAAAGCAATACAAGTAACATATTCACCAGATGAAGTTTTCTCCAGAATTCAACATGAAGGTATCCAATTTATCGATTTACAATTTACCGGGTTAACAGGTCATTTTCATCATACTACAATTTCAGCAGATACGTTTACTCCTGAACAGATGAGAGACGGGTTACCAAAATTGGATGGTTCATCCATAGTAGGTTTTGCCAGTATTAATGATTCAGATCTGCTTTTAAAACCAGACCCAAATACATTTGCAATAATTCCTTGGATGACAGAAAACAAAACTGCCAGACTTCTTTGTGATATTTACTGGGGGGAAAATAGAGGAAGATTATCTAGAGATCCAAGGGGAATTTCTCAAAAAGCTGAAGAATATATCAAATCTCAGGGATTTGATTTTAGTACTTGGGGTCCAGAGGTAGAGTTCTTTGTTTTTGATAGAGTTCATTGGGATGTTCTAACTCCGTACAAAGGGCAATCCTATTCAATTGAATCAAAAGAAGCTCCATGGAGTCAAGAAGGTGACGGATACCCAATGGGGTTACAAGAAGGATACTATCCAAGTACACCATCAGATACTCTAACTCCGTATAGAAATGAATGTGTCAATATTCTTAAAAATAATTTTGGAATTTTATGTGACAATCATCATCATGAAGTTGCGACTGCTGGACAATGTGAAATTGACATAAAGTACGATTATTTAACAAATGCTGCAGATGCTGCACAATCATACAAATATGTAATTAGAAATGTTGCCCAAAAATATGGAAAAGTAGCAACAATGATGCCAAAACCAATTGCAATGGATTCCGGTTCTGGAATGCATGTGAATGTTAGTTTATGGAAAGGAAAAGAAAATGTATTTTTTGATCCTGATGATGAGATTGAATTGAGTCAGATTGGAAGATATTTTTGTGGTGGAATTATTAATCATGCAAAAGCATTATCTGCAATATGTAATCCTACAACCAACTCATATCATAGATTAGTACCCGGTTATGAAGCTCCAGCATATATCGCTTGGAGTTCAGGAAACCGTTCAGCTATTGTAAGAGTTCCAAAGCATCTAAAAGGGAAAAATTATTCCTATCTTAAAAGACTAGAATTTAGAGCTCCTGATCCTTCATCAAATCCATATCTTGTATTTGCAGCTGTTACTGCAGCTGGAATGGATGGGATTAAAAAGAAAATGGATCCAGGAGATGAAGTACGTGACGATATTTTCAAGATGACTAAATCAGATAGATCAAGAAGAGGAATAGGTGTTCTTCCAAAAAGTCTTGGAGAAGCTTTGGATGAATTAGAAAGTGATAGAAAATTCCTCAACACAATTTACACAAATGACGTAATTGATAAAATCATAGAGTTAGAAAGACGGGACCAACGCGAAATAGCTATTAGGCCACATCCACATGAATTTTATCTATACTTTGATGTTTAG
- a CDS encoding AN1-type zinc finger domain-containing protein, with translation MKSENCAYCGDLTDLPFQCNYCKDPFCSEHRLPEEHRCVKLNQIRAQRFGEKKVIRDGGPNKPNIFKRIFGRF, from the coding sequence ATGAAATCTGAAAATTGTGCATATTGTGGGGATTTAACAGATTTGCCTTTTCAATGTAATTATTGTAAGGATCCATTTTGTTCAGAACATAGACTTCCTGAAGAACATAGATGTGTAAAACTCAACCAAATTAGAGCACAAAGATTTGGTGAGAAAAAAGTTATACGTGATGGTGGACCTAACAAACCTAATATTTTTAAACGGATTTTTGGAAGATTCTAA
- a CDS encoding SDR family oxidoreductase produces MIKDKVAIITGASSGIGFATALALSKAGAKVAIGARRVDRLEELAKKISADGGEVFFQKLDVTQRIECENFANAVLEKWGSIDILVNNAGLMPLSFFKNLKIDEWDRMIDVNIKGVLYSTASVITHMKEKKSGHIVNLSSVAGRIVFPAGSVYCATKHAVAAFSEGLRQEFSVRTNIRVTSIEPGVVATELNDTITDESLQGFVQNAKKMEALQAEDIANAILYAVDSPSHVNVNEILIRPTTQER; encoded by the coding sequence ATGATTAAAGATAAAGTTGCAATTATTACTGGTGCAAGTAGTGGTATAGGTTTTGCAACTGCATTGGCATTATCAAAAGCAGGTGCTAAAGTTGCTATAGGAGCAAGAAGAGTTGATCGATTAGAAGAACTCGCAAAAAAAATTTCTGCTGATGGTGGTGAAGTATTTTTCCAAAAATTAGATGTAACTCAAAGAATTGAATGTGAAAATTTTGCTAACGCTGTTCTAGAAAAGTGGGGCTCCATTGATATTCTTGTAAATAATGCTGGTCTAATGCCCTTGAGCTTCTTCAAAAATCTAAAAATTGATGAATGGGATAGAATGATTGATGTGAATATTAAAGGTGTATTATATTCCACAGCCTCAGTAATTACTCATATGAAAGAGAAAAAATCCGGTCATATTGTTAACCTCTCATCTGTTGCTGGAAGAATTGTTTTTCCAGCTGGTAGTGTTTATTGTGCAACAAAACATGCTGTTGCAGCATTTAGTGAAGGATTAAGACAAGAATTCAGTGTACGGACAAATATTCGAGTTACAAGTATTGAACCTGGAGTTGTAGCAACAGAACTCAATGATACAATTACTGATGAATCATTACAAGGGTTTGTTCAAAATGCAAAAAAAATGGAGGCATTACAAGCAGAAGATATTGCAAACGCAATTTTATATGCAGTTGATTCTCCATCACATGTTAACGTTAATGAAATCTTGATAAGACCTACAACACAAGAACGATAA
- a CDS encoding FAD/NAD(P)-binding oxidoreductase translates to MFDIPHVVILGGGFGGLSTANELRNSLSSSQIKITVIDKKDWFMVGFAKLWIINGTRTFENSVGSLNKLLKKEINFIKDEILKIDLQNKNVKTISHNVSYDYLIISMGAILAPQKIPGLVENGLNLYDYNDLLEIRDRLESIESGKIAISIMGMPYKCPPAPFEASLLIDSMLRKRGIRDSIQIDFYSPAPITLPAAGPEVSKQILELVNYEKIIFHNSCKIKSIESKKLIFENTEADFDLLLAIPPHIAPKVIYDSGLATDPGFISIDRDCKTSFENVFAIGDVTNLTVSETMAVPKAGVFAEGEGITVAKNIISKIQSKEESELFDGKGGCFIESGRDTASIIEVDMFSHSKPSTSLTESTSDNLSKKIEFEKERLSKWL, encoded by the coding sequence TTGTTTGATATTCCACACGTTGTAATTTTAGGAGGCGGTTTTGGTGGATTATCTACTGCAAATGAATTAAGAAATTCTCTATCATCATCACAAATAAAAATTACTGTAATCGATAAAAAGGATTGGTTTATGGTAGGTTTTGCAAAATTATGGATTATTAATGGAACTAGAACCTTTGAAAACTCAGTTGGTTCGCTAAATAAATTATTGAAAAAAGAAATCAATTTCATTAAAGATGAAATTTTGAAAATTGATCTTCAAAATAAAAATGTAAAAACCATATCTCACAATGTGTCATATGATTATCTTATAATCTCTATGGGTGCTATTTTAGCTCCACAAAAAATTCCTGGACTAGTAGAAAATGGATTAAATCTATATGATTACAATGATCTTTTAGAAATTCGTGATAGATTAGAAAGTATAGAATCTGGAAAAATTGCCATATCTATCATGGGAATGCCTTACAAGTGTCCGCCTGCTCCATTTGAGGCAAGTTTGCTCATAGACTCTATGCTAAGAAAACGTGGAATACGTGATTCTATACAAATTGATTTTTACAGTCCTGCCCCTATAACCCTACCAGCTGCTGGTCCTGAGGTAAGCAAACAAATTCTTGAACTTGTAAATTATGAAAAAATCATTTTTCATAATTCATGTAAAATAAAATCCATAGAATCAAAAAAACTGATTTTTGAAAATACTGAAGCTGATTTTGATTTACTTTTAGCCATCCCGCCTCATATAGCTCCAAAAGTAATTTATGATTCCGGATTAGCAACAGATCCGGGATTCATTTCAATTGATAGAGATTGCAAGACATCTTTTGAAAATGTTTTTGCAATCGGCGATGTTACTAATTTAACAGTTTCAGAAACAATGGCAGTACCAAAAGCTGGAGTTTTTGCAGAAGGGGAAGGTATTACAGTTGCCAAGAATATAATTTCGAAAATTCAATCTAAAGAGGAATCTGAACTATTTGATGGAAAGGGCGGTTGTTTTATAGAATCAGGTAGGGATACAGCTTCAATTATTGAAGTTGACATGTTTTCACACTCAAAACCTTCTACAAGTCTTACAGAATCAACTTCAGATAATCTTTCTAAAAAAATAGAATTTGAAAAGGAAAGACTGTCAAAATGGCTATGA
- a CDS encoding RIO1 family regulatory kinase/ATPase — MEHSFISIKKFSDEPYSKILGYPKATSRQIKLRINELEKLKIKSISFVGPTTIGSLSILGKGYVGVVVLAKKNNKLVALKIRRTDSQRKEMKNEADLLKLVNSVNVGPKMLVASKNFLVMEYLEGVKISDWVYLLKGVGSAKKLKSTIRKILEDCYRLDQLGFDHGELSNISKHVIVSKTKSTLIDFESASTKRRPSNVTSITQAFFIGSGIAKKAQKIYKNSSKDQIISALKQYKQEKTRESFERLLKTLKL; from the coding sequence ATGGAACACTCATTTATTTCAATTAAGAAATTTTCTGATGAGCCATACTCAAAAATTCTTGGATATCCAAAAGCTACTAGTCGTCAAATAAAATTAAGAATTAATGAATTAGAAAAATTAAAAATAAAATCAATTTCATTTGTGGGTCCTACAACAATTGGTAGTTTGTCTATTTTGGGCAAGGGATATGTAGGTGTTGTAGTTCTAGCAAAAAAAAATAATAAATTGGTTGCATTAAAAATTAGAAGAACTGATTCTCAAAGAAAAGAAATGAAAAATGAAGCTGATTTATTGAAATTAGTGAATTCTGTAAATGTTGGACCAAAAATGTTAGTAGCGAGTAAAAATTTTCTTGTGATGGAATATCTTGAAGGAGTTAAAATTAGTGATTGGGTTTATTTGTTAAAAGGTGTTGGTAGTGCAAAAAAATTAAAATCTACAATCAGAAAAATTTTGGAAGATTGTTATAGGTTGGATCAACTAGGTTTTGATCATGGTGAATTAAGCAATATATCCAAACATGTTATCGTCAGTAAGACAAAATCGACTCTTATTGATTTTGAAAGTGCTAGTACTAAGAGAAGACCATCAAATGTTACATCAATTACTCAAGCATTTTTCATTGGTTCAGGAATAGCTAAAAAAGCTCAAAAAATTTACAAAAATTCATCCAAAGATCAAATAATTAGTGCATTAAAACAATACAAACAAGAAAAAACAAGAGAAAGTTTTGAAAGATTACTAAAAACTCTAAAATTATAA
- the cca gene encoding CCA tRNA nucleotidyltransferase: MNQVINKVTKDVIPSKVIEQSKKKIANLAFKLVEKEIGKFPEVIGLEFGGSYAKGTWLSKDADIDIFVRFKKSTSEEKFEEISKKIGFASLKKYSPYVRYSEHPYVEAKINNTKINVVPFYDVKIGEWKSSADRSTFHTKFMQKSLTLKMKNEVRVLKTFLKSNNIYGAEIAKQGLSGYVSEVLILHFGSFENVIKSISQIKKNQVIGKTSKNFETPIVVIDPIDSNRNLAAAISNENIGKFILICRAFKDKATLTFFKNKKLRISKKYWENLLVIKFNFKIRSPDIIWGQIKRATSSLSTQLELAGFNVLRSKSYTDQQKEVYLFFFLESSKIIQIYSKNGPDFFREDSSKSFISKNLKNSELMWVGNNGKIISLEKRKYVDAIKFMSEFLKKNLQTCIPKGLQSDFKRGYKISVGKKNLSKSIKEAASELISTDGTLIYFN, translated from the coding sequence ATGAATCAAGTAATTAACAAAGTTACCAAAGATGTAATCCCATCTAAAGTGATTGAGCAATCAAAAAAGAAAATTGCTAATTTAGCATTCAAGCTAGTAGAAAAAGAAATTGGAAAATTTCCAGAAGTCATAGGATTGGAATTTGGAGGATCATATGCAAAGGGTACCTGGTTATCAAAAGATGCAGATATTGATATTTTTGTCAGATTCAAAAAATCTACTTCTGAAGAAAAGTTTGAAGAAATTTCAAAAAAGATTGGTTTTGCTTCATTAAAAAAATATTCTCCATATGTCAGATACTCAGAACACCCATACGTTGAAGCTAAAATTAACAATACTAAAATCAATGTTGTACCATTTTATGATGTAAAAATTGGTGAATGGAAAAGTTCTGCAGATAGATCTACTTTTCATACAAAATTTATGCAAAAATCATTGACATTAAAAATGAAGAATGAGGTAAGAGTTCTAAAAACATTTCTAAAATCAAATAATATTTACGGTGCAGAAATTGCAAAACAAGGTTTAAGCGGATATGTATCAGAAGTTTTGATTTTACATTTTGGAAGTTTTGAAAATGTTATAAAATCAATCTCACAAATTAAGAAAAATCAAGTGATAGGAAAAACTTCAAAGAATTTTGAAACACCAATTGTTGTGATTGATCCCATTGATAGTAACAGGAATTTAGCTGCTGCAATATCTAACGAGAACATTGGAAAATTTATTCTTATTTGTAGAGCTTTTAAAGACAAAGCTACATTAACTTTCTTTAAGAATAAAAAATTAAGAATATCAAAAAAATATTGGGAAAATTTGTTAGTAATTAAATTTAATTTTAAAATTAGAAGTCCGGATATAATTTGGGGACAGATTAAAAGAGCAACTTCATCATTGTCAACACAATTAGAATTGGCGGGATTTAATGTACTAAGAAGTAAATCGTATACAGATCAACAAAAGGAGGTTTATCTCTTTTTCTTCTTAGAATCTTCAAAAATTATTCAAATATACTCAAAGAACGGACCAGATTTTTTTAGAGAAGATAGTTCTAAGAGCTTTATTTCTAAAAATCTTAAAAATTCAGAATTAATGTGGGTAGGAAATAATGGAAAAATAATTTCATTAGAAAAGAGAAAGTATGTAGATGCCATTAAATTCATGTCAGAGTTTTTGAAAAAAAATCTTCAGACATGCATACCAAAAGGTCTACAAAGTGACTTTAAACGAGGTTACAAGATTTCAGTAGGAAAGAAAAATTTAAGCAAATCAATTAAAGAGGCTGCAAGCGAGTTGATTTCAACAGATGGAACACTCATTTATTTCAATTAA
- the thpR gene encoding RNA 2',3'-cyclic phosphodiesterase — MRTFVAVEISNNKVIDSIKNIQNKIKIDAKPVDVKNLHFTLQFLGEISDETSKKIINALNTIEFSNFNINLIGIGAFPKPKFPRVVWIGTDENGGNMLIQLAKKVEKVLEPLGFSPDKPFKPHITIFSIKKKIGDITKELDSQKMIDFGIQEITSFKLKKSELTFSGPIYSDLGEIKAKK; from the coding sequence ATGCGAACTTTTGTAGCAGTAGAAATTTCAAATAATAAAGTAATTGATTCTATAAAAAACATTCAAAATAAAATTAAGATCGATGCAAAGCCTGTTGATGTAAAAAATTTGCATTTTACATTACAATTTTTAGGTGAAATTTCAGACGAAACATCTAAGAAAATTATTAATGCTCTTAATACAATTGAGTTTTCAAATTTTAATATTAATTTGATAGGAATTGGTGCATTCCCGAAACCTAAATTTCCAAGAGTGGTTTGGATAGGTACGGATGAAAATGGAGGTAATATGTTAATTCAGTTAGCAAAAAAAGTAGAGAAAGTCTTAGAACCATTAGGATTTTCTCCGGACAAACCATTCAAACCACACATTACAATATTTAGTATTAAAAAGAAGATAGGAGATATAACAAAAGAATTGGATAGTCAAAAAATGATAGATTTTGGCATTCAAGAAATAACTAGTTTCAAATTGAAAAAAAGTGAACTTACATTTAGTGGACCAATTTATTCGGATTTAGGGGAGATTAAAGCTAAAAAATGA
- a CDS encoding AAA family ATPase yields the protein MTKLIVCLTGMPGAGKSTIAEGLKSKGYDIINMGNAVREEAKKRNLELTRANLGKLMLELREQNGPGAVAELVKPQIKSSTSNVILIDGVRSNDEIQVLKKFGTVKLLAIHASTDTRFDFLQKRGRSDDPQTKEHFDERDNRELGVGISNSIALSDYAISNIGLTKDELIHNAYEIIQSWIE from the coding sequence TTGACAAAACTAATTGTATGCCTAACAGGCATGCCTGGTGCAGGAAAATCTACCATTGCTGAAGGTTTGAAATCAAAAGGATATGATATCATCAATATGGGGAATGCTGTAAGAGAAGAAGCAAAAAAAAGAAATTTAGAATTAACTAGAGCAAATCTTGGCAAATTAATGCTTGAATTAAGAGAACAGAACGGCCCTGGCGCAGTAGCAGAATTAGTAAAACCACAAATAAAGTCATCTACATCAAATGTGATACTAATAGATGGAGTAAGATCAAATGATGAAATTCAAGTCCTAAAAAAATTTGGTACTGTTAAACTATTAGCAATTCACGCTTCAACTGATACAAGATTTGACTTTCTACAAAAAAGAGGAAGATCCGATGATCCACAAACAAAAGAACACTTTGATGAAAGAGATAATCGTGAATTAGGAGTAGGAATCAGCAATTCAATTGCTTTGTCAGATTATGCAATTTCTAATATTGGTTTGACAAAAGATGAATTAATCCACAATGCTTATGAAATCATTCAAAGTTGGATAGAATGA
- a CDS encoding RNA-binding domain-containing protein yields MKTPNINCKIQMITPLNSSEDPQKVKKAISNIFPYSTINSDSFTISAQSKELRSFEKIYEVIHSKKSQNAYRRYLERNLDNNTTWFYLNKQAAFVEQIAICEEADESPLGPIKVIITSSNIDEIIDWLVFGN; encoded by the coding sequence ATGAAAACTCCTAATATTAACTGCAAAATTCAAATGATTACTCCGTTGAATTCATCTGAAGATCCTCAAAAAGTAAAAAAAGCAATTTCAAATATTTTTCCATATTCAACAATTAATTCTGACTCTTTTACAATTTCTGCACAATCAAAAGAATTACGATCATTTGAAAAAATTTATGAAGTAATTCATTCAAAAAAGTCTCAAAACGCCTATCGCAGATATTTAGAAAGAAATTTAGATAATAATACAACGTGGTTTTATCTCAACAAACAGGCAGCCTTTGTTGAACAAATAGCAATTTGCGAAGAAGCAGATGAATCTCCATTGGGCCCAATCAAAGTAATCATCACTTCATCTAATATTGATGAAATAATTGATTGGCTTGTTTTTGGGAATTAA